The Carnobacterium sp. 17-4 genome has a window encoding:
- a CDS encoding Nif3-like dinuclear metal center hexameric protein: MTKTYGSEFIQKFESFAPKYLAEAGDPVGLAVGTLKKPIKKIMVTLDVRPEVVQEAIEQHVDFIFAHHPPIFRPLKNLATDDAQTKMYADLLKNDITVYAAHTNLDVATNGMNTWLADELNLKETEILHVTKRLAYKKIAVFVPKENEEEVRKALTAAGAGQIGPNYKDCTYTFEGVGRFTPINHANPTIGEIDEPEHVAEVRIEVVFPEHLTQTIEKALFEAHPYEEPPYDLYTIENFVDEYGLGRIGNLAEPISVQEFAQKVKETFGVSGLRYVTPDKDKLIQRVAVCGGDAGSYYPDALSKKADVFITGDVYYHTAHDMLADGLSVIDPGHHIESICKPKLVELFTEWKSDLEWDFDIIQSELNTDPYEFI, translated from the coding sequence ATGACTAAGACTTATGGAAGTGAGTTTATCCAAAAATTTGAATCATTTGCTCCAAAATATTTAGCTGAAGCTGGAGACCCGGTTGGCTTAGCTGTTGGAACGTTAAAGAAGCCCATAAAAAAAATAATGGTGACGTTAGATGTTCGTCCAGAAGTGGTGCAAGAAGCCATTGAACAACACGTTGACTTTATCTTTGCACATCATCCACCTATTTTCCGCCCGCTTAAAAATTTAGCCACAGATGATGCACAAACGAAGATGTATGCAGATCTATTGAAAAACGATATAACCGTCTATGCTGCGCATACAAATTTAGATGTGGCTACAAATGGGATGAACACGTGGTTAGCAGATGAGTTGAACTTAAAAGAAACTGAGATTTTACATGTCACGAAAAGACTGGCCTATAAAAAGATTGCAGTGTTTGTTCCGAAAGAAAATGAAGAAGAGGTTCGAAAAGCATTAACCGCTGCAGGAGCGGGTCAAATCGGTCCGAATTACAAGGATTGTACGTATACGTTTGAAGGTGTTGGACGCTTCACACCAATCAATCATGCTAATCCGACCATTGGAGAAATCGATGAACCTGAACATGTAGCGGAAGTTCGAATTGAAGTTGTTTTTCCTGAACACCTAACACAAACAATTGAAAAAGCCTTATTTGAAGCTCACCCTTATGAAGAACCGCCGTATGATTTGTATACGATTGAGAATTTCGTTGATGAATATGGTCTTGGAAGAATAGGGAATTTAGCTGAACCTATTTCTGTTCAGGAGTTTGCTCAAAAGGTTAAAGAAACTTTTGGTGTATCGGGCTTACGCTACGTAACCCCGGATAAAGATAAACTGATTCAACGTGTTGCAGTTTGTGGTGGGGATGCAGGAAGCTATTACCCAGATGCCTTAAGCAAAAAAGCAGATGTGTTTATCACTGGAGATGTTTATTACCATACAGCTCATGATATGTTAGCTGACGGGTTAAGTGTCATCGATCCTGGTCATCACATTGAAAGCATATGTAAACCAAAATTGGTTGAACTGTTTACGGAGTGGAAATCTGATCTTGAATGGGATTTTGACATCATCCAATCAGAATTAAATACAGATCCTTATGAATTTATCTAA
- a CDS encoding tRNA (adenine(22)-N(1))-methyltransferase encodes MDESQLSLRLSRAASYVEPGDRLADIGSDHAYLPCALASNNRITFAIAGEVVEGPFQAAKNQVRRLGLTDQISVRLGDGLEVLSPEDDVTAITICGMGGYLIASILDNGFKKGHLTGKERLILQPNVGERTLREWLVDHEYTITAEEIIEENNKIYEVMVAVKDPLSKQTVTETYLTFGFHLKEENSAIFKKKWQKELEKNRYILDSLTHSSVDQTIKIQKIQAEIQKIEEVLK; translated from the coding sequence ATGGACGAAAGTCAATTATCGCTGCGTTTAAGCAGAGCGGCGTCTTATGTCGAACCGGGTGATCGTTTAGCCGATATCGGTTCTGACCACGCTTATTTGCCTTGTGCTTTAGCGAGTAACAATCGTATTACTTTTGCTATTGCAGGAGAAGTTGTAGAGGGCCCTTTCCAAGCAGCAAAAAACCAAGTGCGACGTCTTGGTTTAACAGACCAAATCAGTGTGCGTTTAGGGGATGGGTTAGAAGTTTTGTCTCCTGAAGATGATGTAACTGCGATTACGATATGCGGCATGGGCGGTTACTTAATTGCCTCTATCTTGGACAATGGATTTAAAAAAGGTCATTTGACAGGTAAGGAACGCTTAATCTTGCAACCGAACGTAGGAGAAAGAACCTTGCGTGAATGGTTGGTCGATCATGAGTACACGATTACGGCTGAAGAAATCATTGAAGAAAATAATAAAATTTATGAAGTGATGGTGGCAGTGAAAGATCCGTTATCAAAACAAACTGTAACTGAAACTTACTTAACGTTTGGTTTTCATCTAAAAGAGGAAAATTCTGCTATCTTTAAAAAGAAATGGCAAAAAGAACTAGAAAAAAACCGCTATATTCTAGATAGTTTAACGCATTCAAGTGTGGATCAAACAATTAAAATTCAAAAAATCCAAGCAGAAATTCAAAAAATAGAAGAGGTGCTAAAATGA
- a CDS encoding ABC transporter ATP-binding protein → MLKRFFSYYKPYKKLFILDFSCAILAAVLELSFPLVVNRVVDDLLPSANWTLIVTVSLSLLFLYVVNTYLQYVVVYFGHKLGVNIETDMRRELYGHLQEQPFSYYDNQKTGKLMTRLTTDLFEISEVAHHGPEDVFITIITLGGAFLLMLTVHVQLALATFVMIPFITIALVFFNKRMTKINTKIFNDLGEFSAGIESSVSGIRVVQAFANEEHEAGRFELLNQAYRSSKILFYKMMAISSSYNYLLIRLINLFALFFGAYYTIQGEISYGDFVGFILLSNVFVRPIEKVNTMIESYPKGIAGFKRLTEELDKKPTIQDKENAIEVDRLKGDIEYKQVSFWYDSSKKVLDKINLSIRAGETVAFVGPSGAGKTTICNLLPRFYEVSEGEVTIDGINIQDMTMQSLRDQVGVVQQDVYLFPGSIRENVAYGKLDASEEEIRKAVQLAHLEKVVDEMPEGLDTIIGERGVKLSGGQKQRLSIARMFLKNPPILILDEATSALDTETEQVIQESLNSLAEGRTTLIIAHRLATIKHATRIIVVSEEGIAEQGSHEELLAKNGPYKRLYEAQFSQ, encoded by the coding sequence ATGTTAAAACGTTTTTTTAGTTATTATAAGCCGTATAAAAAATTATTTATCTTAGATTTTAGCTGTGCGATACTTGCAGCTGTTTTAGAATTGTCTTTTCCGCTAGTAGTTAATCGAGTAGTCGATGACCTTTTGCCTTCAGCAAATTGGACATTGATTGTTACAGTTTCGCTATCTTTATTGTTTTTGTATGTTGTAAATACTTATTTGCAGTATGTCGTTGTTTATTTCGGGCACAAACTGGGTGTGAATATCGAGACAGATATGCGTCGCGAATTATATGGCCACTTGCAAGAGCAGCCGTTCAGTTATTACGACAATCAAAAGACAGGGAAGTTAATGACGCGCTTGACAACGGACTTATTCGAAATATCGGAAGTTGCTCATCATGGTCCTGAAGATGTGTTTATTACCATCATTACTTTAGGTGGAGCCTTTTTACTGATGTTAACAGTGCACGTTCAATTAGCTTTGGCAACGTTTGTAATGATTCCTTTTATCACGATTGCATTAGTGTTTTTCAATAAACGCATGACCAAAATCAATACAAAGATCTTTAATGATTTAGGCGAATTTAGTGCAGGTATTGAGTCTTCCGTTAGTGGGATACGTGTGGTTCAAGCCTTTGCAAATGAAGAACACGAAGCCGGAAGATTTGAGTTACTTAATCAAGCTTACCGATCATCAAAAATTTTATTCTATAAGATGATGGCAATCAGCTCTTCATATAATTATTTACTGATTCGTTTAATTAATTTGTTTGCCTTATTTTTTGGAGCGTATTATACGATCCAAGGTGAAATAAGTTATGGTGATTTTGTAGGATTTATCTTATTATCTAATGTATTTGTTCGTCCGATTGAAAAAGTGAACACGATGATTGAAAGTTATCCTAAAGGAATTGCAGGATTTAAGAGATTAACAGAAGAACTTGATAAAAAACCTACTATTCAGGACAAAGAAAATGCCATTGAAGTCGACCGCTTAAAAGGGGATATTGAGTACAAACAAGTTTCATTTTGGTACGACTCATCCAAAAAAGTGTTGGACAAAATCAATTTATCGATTCGTGCAGGTGAAACGGTAGCGTTTGTTGGCCCTAGTGGAGCAGGGAAGACGACTATCTGTAATTTGCTGCCTCGTTTTTATGAGGTCAGTGAAGGAGAAGTAACCATCGATGGAATCAACATTCAAGATATGACGATGCAGTCATTGCGGGATCAAGTTGGTGTTGTCCAACAAGATGTGTACCTTTTCCCAGGGAGCATCAGAGAAAATGTGGCCTATGGGAAATTAGATGCTAGTGAAGAAGAAATACGTAAAGCAGTCCAATTAGCTCATTTGGAAAAAGTTGTTGACGAGATGCCGGAAGGGCTGGATACGATTATTGGTGAGCGAGGCGTAAAATTATCTGGCGGTCAAAAACAACGCTTATCTATTGCGCGCATGTTTTTAAAGAATCCTCCGATTTTAATTTTAGATGAAGCAACCTCTGCTTTGGATACTGAAACAGAACAAGTGATTCAAGAATCTTTAAACTCATTGGCTGAAGGTCGTACGACGTTGATTATTGCGCATCGTTTAGCGACGATCAAGCACGCTACACGCATTATCGTGGTAAGTGAAGAAGGGATTGCTGAACAAGGCAGTCACGAAGAATTATTAGCAAAAAATGGGCCATATAAGAGATTGTATGAGGCTCAATTTAGTCAATAA
- the dnaG gene encoding DNA primase, whose protein sequence is MIPEETVNKVRQETNIVDVVSQYVQLKKKGKNLFGFCPFHEERTPSFSVAEEKQIFHCFSCGRGGNVFTFLMEVDGLTFPEAVVKTAELSQFELDESLVQDLDHKNQPNDSAKEKLIRVHEESAELFHHILLNTTIGEEALEYLTQRGLTREVIDTFNIGFAPRERTMLRQYLVGKNYEQELLKKTGLFVEKDSGELLDRFYNRIIFPIRNQQGKTVAFSGRIFQQDADDSAPKYLNSPETQLFNKRTILFNFDLARSSIRREKEVILFEGFMDVIGAWKAGITNGIASMGTSLTNEQIHLIDRTTDHVVIAYDGDSAGVEATKRASDLLAAETNFDIDIIRFAEGMDPDEYIKKNGADAFKELIAHGRETHFGFKMSYYRKSLNLSNESQRLGYIEKILSELLSVTSAVERELYFKQLATEFELSIDSLKEQFQQKFHESRNKRTKEKQQQSQQNHPAEANYPQVQTQKRKPTNIEHAERLLLNRLFHFEEAWIILRNAADDFHFVHDEYQMVFILYESFREHTANEGMIDAFIDFVKEPELKNLIVEIELLSISSEVSTREIEDYLDVISRKSGLQLQLKEKQDALKEASRRGDKEQLRVLMIEVVNLSRLLKNK, encoded by the coding sequence ATGATTCCAGAAGAAACGGTCAATAAAGTAAGACAAGAAACCAATATAGTGGATGTTGTCAGTCAGTATGTTCAATTAAAAAAGAAAGGTAAAAATCTTTTTGGTTTTTGTCCTTTCCACGAAGAGCGAACCCCTTCATTTTCGGTAGCAGAAGAAAAACAAATTTTTCACTGTTTTAGTTGTGGGCGTGGTGGAAATGTTTTTACTTTTTTAATGGAAGTCGATGGGTTAACTTTCCCAGAAGCCGTCGTTAAAACAGCTGAATTGAGTCAATTTGAATTAGATGAATCCTTGGTACAAGACCTCGATCATAAAAACCAACCAAATGACTCAGCTAAAGAAAAACTAATCCGTGTCCATGAAGAAAGTGCAGAATTATTTCATCATATTCTATTGAATACCACAATAGGAGAAGAAGCTTTAGAGTATTTAACTCAAAGAGGATTGACCCGTGAAGTAATTGATACTTTTAATATCGGGTTTGCTCCACGAGAAAGAACCATGCTTCGTCAGTATTTAGTTGGAAAAAATTATGAGCAAGAATTATTAAAGAAAACGGGCTTGTTTGTTGAAAAAGATAGTGGGGAACTGCTAGACCGATTTTATAATCGAATTATTTTTCCCATTCGCAATCAACAAGGGAAAACCGTAGCCTTTTCAGGTCGAATCTTTCAGCAAGATGCTGATGATAGTGCGCCAAAATATTTAAATAGTCCGGAGACCCAATTATTCAATAAACGAACCATTCTGTTTAATTTTGATCTTGCACGTTCTTCGATCAGACGAGAAAAAGAAGTCATTTTGTTTGAAGGTTTTATGGATGTTATTGGAGCTTGGAAGGCTGGTATAACCAATGGAATTGCTTCAATGGGGACCAGTCTTACCAACGAACAAATTCATTTAATTGACCGCACAACAGATCATGTCGTAATTGCTTATGATGGAGATTCTGCTGGAGTTGAAGCGACCAAAAGAGCCAGTGATCTTTTAGCGGCAGAGACCAATTTTGATATTGATATCATTCGATTCGCTGAAGGTATGGATCCGGATGAATACATTAAAAAGAATGGTGCAGATGCTTTTAAAGAACTGATTGCTCATGGAAGAGAAACACATTTCGGATTCAAGATGTCGTATTACCGCAAGTCGCTCAATTTATCAAATGAGAGTCAACGACTTGGATATATTGAAAAGATATTATCCGAACTGCTTTCAGTCACTTCAGCTGTTGAACGTGAGCTTTATTTTAAACAATTAGCAACGGAATTTGAACTTTCAATCGATTCTTTAAAAGAACAGTTTCAACAGAAATTCCACGAGTCTCGTAATAAGCGAACAAAAGAAAAACAACAGCAAAGTCAGCAGAATCATCCTGCTGAGGCAAATTACCCGCAAGTGCAGACCCAGAAAAGGAAACCGACTAATATTGAACACGCAGAGCGATTATTATTAAATCGGTTATTTCATTTTGAAGAAGCTTGGATTATTTTGAGGAATGCTGCAGATGACTTTCATTTTGTACACGATGAGTATCAGATGGTCTTTATTTTGTATGAAAGCTTTCGAGAACACACAGCTAATGAAGGTATGATCGATGCGTTTATTGATTTTGTAAAAGAACCGGAATTGAAAAATTTAATCGTTGAAATTGAACTGTTATCAATTAGCAGCGAAGTTTCGACAAGAGAAATAGAAGATTATTTAGATGTAATCTCTAGGAAATCTGGACTTCAATTGCAATTGAAAGAAAAACAAGATGCATTGAAAGAAGCATCCAGGCGAGGCGATAAAGAGCAGCTTCGTGTGTTGATGATCGAAGTAGTTAATTTATCTCGTTTATTGAAAAATAAATAA
- the glyS gene encoding glycine--tRNA ligase subunit beta, with the protein MTKNLLLEIGLEEVPAHIVTPSSKQLTQKVAAFLKENRLAHGEVIPFSTPRRLAVIVKDIAEKQEDIEESVKGPAKKIAQDAEGNWSKAAIGFARGQGATTEDIYFKSIKDVEYVYVDKFISGKTVKDILVGLDEVITSMTFPVSMHWGSHSFKYIRPFHWLTAMLDEEVIPFEILDVQTANTSRGHRFLGQDVTFASALDYEKTLENVYVIADSAKRKQMIVSQIEELMEANQWSVTFDEKLLEEVNNLIEYPTAFYGSFDKKYLDLPEEVLITSMKDHQRYFGVKDGEGIILPYFISVRNGNAEHIETVAKGNEKVLTARLDDGQFFFEEDQKLTIASCVDRLKQVTFHEKIGSIYEKMNRVQAIAQLIGKQVGLTTTELTDLNRASEIYKFDLVTNMVGEFPELQGIMGEKYALMQGENPTVAAAIREHYMPISSEGELPQSSVGAVLAIADKLESVLSFFAVGMIPTGSNDPYALRRQTYGIVRIIESKNWVFPMDSLKEGILAAPVINQSALIEGYQSSTAQVIDFIKARVRQLLMAESIRHDVIDAALNSRQENVLKLIEASRIINGHLSDAIFKSTIEALTRVLNLADKGKELLAQEQASVDPALFETISEKNLHDSFAKIATKSSQENSSQSYEAFEQLQPLIEAFFNENMVMADNEAVRNNRLALLMQISDFVLSFASVDKLVVK; encoded by the coding sequence ATGACTAAAAATCTGTTGTTAGAAATCGGTTTAGAAGAAGTTCCAGCTCATATCGTTACTCCGAGCAGCAAACAATTAACACAAAAAGTAGCTGCCTTTTTAAAAGAAAATAGGTTAGCACACGGAGAAGTGATTCCTTTTTCAACGCCTCGTCGTCTAGCGGTCATTGTGAAGGATATCGCCGAAAAACAAGAAGACATTGAAGAATCTGTAAAAGGCCCTGCTAAAAAAATAGCTCAAGATGCTGAAGGAAATTGGAGTAAAGCAGCTATTGGATTTGCGCGAGGACAAGGGGCAACGACAGAGGACATTTATTTCAAATCAATCAAAGACGTTGAATATGTTTATGTAGATAAATTTATTTCAGGTAAAACCGTTAAAGATATTTTAGTTGGTTTAGATGAAGTAATCACATCTATGACTTTCCCCGTAAGTATGCATTGGGGAAGCCACTCATTTAAATACATCCGCCCATTTCATTGGTTGACTGCGATGTTGGATGAAGAAGTGATTCCTTTTGAAATCTTGGATGTTCAAACAGCAAATACCTCACGCGGACACCGTTTTTTAGGACAAGATGTCACTTTTGCTAGTGCATTAGACTATGAAAAAACGTTAGAAAACGTTTATGTAATTGCGGACAGTGCCAAACGTAAACAAATGATCGTTAGTCAAATTGAAGAGTTGATGGAAGCAAATCAATGGTCTGTTACATTTGATGAAAAATTACTAGAAGAAGTAAACAATTTGATTGAATACCCAACTGCTTTTTATGGCTCATTTGATAAAAAATACCTCGATTTACCAGAAGAAGTATTGATTACATCGATGAAAGACCATCAGCGTTATTTTGGAGTGAAAGACGGCGAAGGAATTATTTTACCTTACTTTATCTCTGTTCGTAATGGAAATGCTGAACACATTGAGACAGTTGCAAAGGGAAATGAAAAAGTATTGACTGCCCGCTTAGATGATGGTCAATTTTTCTTTGAAGAAGACCAAAAATTAACGATCGCTTCTTGTGTAGATCGTTTAAAACAAGTAACTTTTCATGAAAAAATCGGTTCAATCTATGAAAAAATGAACCGAGTACAAGCTATTGCTCAATTAATTGGGAAACAAGTTGGCTTAACGACGACTGAGTTAACTGATTTAAATCGTGCCTCTGAAATTTATAAATTTGATTTGGTAACCAATATGGTAGGAGAATTCCCTGAATTACAAGGAATCATGGGTGAAAAGTATGCCTTGATGCAAGGTGAGAATCCAACTGTAGCTGCTGCTATCAGAGAACACTACATGCCAATCTCAAGTGAAGGAGAACTTCCACAATCGTCTGTCGGAGCAGTATTAGCTATTGCCGATAAATTGGAAAGTGTCTTGAGTTTCTTCGCAGTCGGAATGATTCCAACTGGATCTAATGATCCATATGCCTTGAGACGTCAGACATACGGTATTGTTCGCATTATTGAATCAAAAAATTGGGTTTTCCCTATGGATTCACTTAAAGAAGGCATTTTAGCTGCTCCAGTCATCAATCAGAGCGCTTTGATTGAAGGTTACCAATCAAGTACTGCACAAGTCATTGATTTCATTAAAGCTCGTGTACGACAATTATTGATGGCAGAGAGCATTCGCCATGATGTTATCGATGCGGCTTTAAATTCTCGCCAAGAAAATGTGCTGAAATTGATCGAAGCAAGTCGAATCATCAATGGTCATTTATCAGATGCTATTTTTAAATCAACCATCGAAGCGTTGACGCGTGTCTTAAATCTAGCTGATAAAGGGAAAGAACTACTTGCTCAAGAGCAAGCATCAGTTGATCCTGCTTTATTTGAAACAATATCTGAAAAAAACTTACATGACTCTTTTGCTAAAATTGCAACAAAGTCTAGCCAAGAAAACAGCAGTCAAAGCTACGAAGCTTTTGAACAGCTACAACCATTGATCGAAGCCTTTTTTAATGAAAATATGGTTATGGCAGACAATGAAGCGGTTCGAAATAACCGATTAGCGTTATTGATGCAGATCTCTGATTTTGTGTTATCTTTTGCAAGTGTAGACAAATTAGTTGTTAAATAA
- the rpoD gene encoding RNA polymerase sigma factor RpoD, producing the protein MAEKKLTTKKAYDSEVKSLIKEYKAAGTIHYDELTNKIATPFSLNAVKMDQLIQTIEDAGVGVVGDDGGPTARQLKLKEMKAEREAEKPEDLTAPPGVKINDPVRMYLKEIGRVNLLTAAEEVELAIKIEEGDQEARQRLAEANLRLVVSIAKRYVGRGMQFLDLIQEGNMGLMKAVEKFDYKKGFKFSTYATWWIRQAITRAIADQARTIRIPVHMVETINKLIRIQRQLLQDLGREPTPEEIGAEMDLPTEKVREILKIAQEPVSLETPIGEEDDSHLGDFIEDHDATSPAENAAYELLKEQLEDVLDTLTDREENVLRLRFGLDDGRNRTLEDVGKVFGVTRERIRQIEAKALRKLRHPSRSKQLKDFLE; encoded by the coding sequence ATGGCTGAAAAAAAACTGACAACAAAAAAGGCGTATGATAGTGAAGTAAAGAGTTTGATCAAAGAGTATAAAGCAGCAGGAACTATTCATTACGATGAGTTAACAAATAAAATAGCAACTCCTTTTTCTTTAAATGCTGTAAAAATGGATCAATTGATCCAAACGATTGAAGATGCAGGAGTTGGAGTAGTTGGAGACGATGGTGGTCCGACAGCTCGACAACTGAAACTCAAAGAAATGAAAGCTGAAAGAGAAGCAGAAAAACCAGAAGACTTAACGGCTCCTCCTGGAGTTAAAATTAACGATCCCGTTAGAATGTACTTGAAAGAAATTGGACGGGTGAATTTATTAACGGCTGCTGAAGAAGTTGAATTAGCGATAAAAATTGAAGAAGGCGACCAAGAAGCACGTCAACGTCTTGCAGAAGCTAACTTACGTTTAGTTGTTAGTATTGCTAAACGTTATGTTGGGCGTGGTATGCAGTTCTTAGATTTGATCCAAGAAGGAAACATGGGATTAATGAAAGCTGTTGAAAAATTCGACTATAAAAAAGGATTTAAATTCTCAACTTATGCGACTTGGTGGATTCGTCAAGCAATTACACGTGCGATTGCCGACCAAGCACGTACAATTCGTATTCCGGTGCACATGGTTGAAACAATCAATAAACTGATTCGTATCCAACGTCAATTGCTTCAAGATTTAGGCCGCGAACCAACTCCTGAAGAAATCGGAGCAGAAATGGATCTTCCAACTGAAAAAGTTCGTGAGATTCTAAAAATTGCACAAGAGCCAGTTTCTTTAGAAACACCTATTGGAGAAGAAGATGATTCTCACTTAGGCGACTTTATTGAAGATCACGATGCGACAAGTCCAGCAGAAAACGCTGCTTATGAATTGCTAAAAGAACAACTAGAGGATGTACTAGATACTCTTACAGATCGTGAAGAGAATGTACTTCGTTTGCGTTTCGGTTTAGATGATGGACGTAATCGTACTCTTGAAGATGTTGGTAAAGTATTTGGTGTAACACGCGAGCGTATTCGTCAAATCGAAGCTAAAGCACTTCGCAAATTACGTCACCCTAGCCGTTCAAAACAATTAAAAGACTTCTTAGAATAA
- a CDS encoding DUF488 domain-containing protein yields the protein MTNHPLTMKRVYEKVEKEDGYRILVDRLWPRGVAKEKANIKEWAKEITPTPMIRKAFNHQPQKFDAFKQAYWAELEANPHAEKFKQHIFEQLQQTPVTFIYAAKDEQYNHVVILMEYVQTKQVT from the coding sequence ATGACTAATCATCCCTTAACTATGAAACGAGTTTATGAAAAAGTAGAAAAAGAAGATGGGTACCGTATTTTAGTAGATAGACTATGGCCAAGAGGAGTAGCGAAAGAAAAAGCCAATATAAAAGAATGGGCAAAAGAAATTACACCAACTCCAATGATTCGTAAAGCGTTTAACCATCAACCGCAAAAATTTGATGCGTTTAAACAAGCTTATTGGGCTGAATTAGAAGCCAATCCACACGCGGAAAAATTTAAACAGCATATCTTTGAACAATTGCAACAAACGCCGGTGACGTTTATCTATGCTGCTAAAGATGAACAATACAATCATGTAGTAATTTTGATGGAGTATGTTCAAACTAAACAAGTTACATAA
- a CDS encoding transcription repressor NadR, protein MEATKRRDSIISILSQENRPISARNLAARLNVSRQIIVGDVALLRASGVDVIATPKGYVLESASMTNKYLGQLASSHSAAETKTELYAVVDNGGEVVDVIVEHPIYGELKGRLMISSRYDADQFMEAIKNKQANLLSELTGGVHLHTIACPDKKTFDRIKKELNTLGFLYKN, encoded by the coding sequence ATGGAGGCAACGAAAAGAAGAGACAGCATTATTTCAATTTTATCACAAGAAAACAGACCCATAAGTGCAAGGAATCTGGCTGCGCGATTAAATGTGAGTCGCCAAATTATTGTGGGCGATGTGGCTTTGTTAAGAGCGAGTGGAGTTGATGTCATCGCTACCCCAAAAGGATACGTATTGGAATCTGCTTCTATGACGAACAAATATCTTGGCCAATTAGCTAGTTCCCATAGTGCAGCAGAAACAAAAACTGAATTGTATGCTGTAGTAGACAATGGAGGAGAAGTGGTTGATGTTATCGTTGAGCACCCGATATACGGAGAATTAAAAGGACGGTTAATGATTTCTTCGCGATATGATGCCGATCAATTTATGGAGGCAATCAAAAATAAACAAGCCAACTTACTATCTGAATTAACCGGTGGCGTTCATTTGCATACAATAGCTTGTCCAGACAAAAAAACGTTTGATCGAATCAAAAAAGAATTGAATACCTTAGGGTTTTTATACAAAAATTAA
- a CDS encoding metallophosphoesterase, with the protein MKLFKLSLLILISLTLPFCLYGYYQNRSLDVEYQTIALDDLPPELDQLKIVHVSDTHFERNRISIETLLSEIEQAQPDLIFLTGDLIDRTADLSKIPLEEFGRSLSALAPTYAVSGNHETSSGQLDEWDQEINQSGVTLLNNEQITIEFNGAQLALVGVKDEDYPIDVPMINPITDMPVLLLAHHPEYFEDYLTSNPLIEPDITFSGHAHGGQIRIPLIGPLYAPGQGFFPKYTTGIYNSEVDPSKKLVVSRGIGNSLFPFRINNKPHLLVITLERTK; encoded by the coding sequence ATGAAACTATTTAAACTCAGTTTACTTATCTTGATCAGTTTAACGCTTCCCTTTTGTCTATATGGTTACTATCAAAATCGTTCATTAGACGTTGAGTACCAAACGATTGCACTCGATGATCTACCCCCAGAATTAGATCAATTAAAAATCGTCCACGTATCAGATACCCATTTTGAAAGAAACCGCATCTCAATTGAAACGTTGCTTTCTGAAATCGAACAAGCTCAACCAGATCTGATTTTCTTAACTGGAGATTTAATTGACCGCACAGCTGACTTAAGTAAGATACCTTTAGAAGAATTTGGCCGCTCCTTGAGTGCTCTTGCGCCAACTTATGCTGTATCGGGAAACCACGAAACGAGCAGCGGTCAATTAGATGAATGGGATCAAGAAATCAATCAAAGCGGAGTTACATTATTAAACAATGAACAGATTACTATAGAATTCAACGGTGCTCAGTTAGCTTTAGTAGGTGTTAAAGATGAAGATTATCCTATTGATGTGCCTATGATAAATCCTATAACGGACATGCCCGTATTGTTACTCGCTCATCACCCTGAATATTTTGAAGACTATCTAACTTCTAACCCTCTTATTGAACCAGATATCACATTTAGCGGTCATGCTCATGGTGGCCAAATAAGAATCCCTCTTATAGGTCCGTTGTACGCTCCTGGTCAGGGCTTTTTTCCTAAATACACCACAGGAATCTATAATAGTGAAGTAGACCCCTCAAAAAAATTAGTCGTTAGCAGAGGAATTGGAAATAGCCTATTTCCTTTTCGTATCAATAACAAACCCCATCTGTTAGTGATTACCCTTGAACGCACTAAATAA